Below is a window of Ahaetulla prasina isolate Xishuangbanna chromosome 1, ASM2864084v1, whole genome shotgun sequence DNA.
TCATGACATCACTATGCAAACTCTACATTTGCTAGCTCATTGCCATCCCAATCAGTGCTTGGGGAAAGAGCTATGTCTTTATGGCCTTCCAGAAAGCTAAGAGGGGAGCAGTTCTTCAGATGTCAGTGAGGAAACTGTTTTAAATTGTTGGGGAAGATACGGAGAAGGCATACCTCTTAGGACCCTCCAGGTAACCACATTTTAAGAGGAGGGTCTGGAGCATGCTCACCCTATCAAACCTGGTGAGATAGACAGACACCCTCAGTTAGAGACAGTCCTGCAAATAATTTTACCTTGTATCATTCAGGGTTTTAAAAATGATAGCCAGCGTTTTGAATTCTACACGGAAAGAAAGTGGAAGCAGTGTAGCTCACAAAGCAATATAACATGGGCAAATCATGGAGTGCATAGGACTATGCAtactgctgcattctggatcagttgtaGAGCACATTAAGTAATCCAGTGGAGAAGCAACTGAAACATCAGGGACTGTGAGCAAGTCCTTGCAGTCCAGTGCAGAAGATGATTGCACTTCACAAAAGGCCTTCTAGCAATGTTTGACACCTGCTGTTTAGGCAGGAGCCGTAATCCAGAAACACCCCCAAATTGCACATCAATTTTCTCTAGGAGAATACTATCCTGTCAAGAGTCAAAACTGACAGTTTGGGGTAGGGGCAAAAACCCAAAGCCACTCTATCTTGCTGAGGTTGAATCCAAGCCAGTTTCTTCCCATCCAGGCCTTTATGGCCTCAAGTGACTCGGCAAGCACATGAAACAGCACCAACTGTCTAATGTGGAGTGGAAATAAATAATGGACTATCATTGCATGCTGATGATTCTGTTCCTCATGCCATCTGCTTACTTTACTAGTGTCTTCAGGTAGATATTTCAAAAGTTAGAGATATGAGCTATCAGAACTATACATAACAAGAATTTGAGTCTAGTCTTCTTGCCAACTACCAACCTTAACTGGAATTAGCCACGGAGAAAAGAAAACTACTAGAAAGATAAAGACACTCCCAACCCTCAAAGTAGCTCCAGAAAGATACCATGCCCAGAAAGTGATCTTCCAACACCAGATCATATTACCACTGACCCAAGACAAAAAGATGATGATCTCTATGACCTGTGATTGAATCACAACAATGACCTATTTACAGTAAAACAATGCTGGCTTTCATGCAGTGTTAGAGACAGTTTGGAGGAAATGCAAGTTACCTATCCTTATTTTCAGATGCCtgtaaaaaaagtattttccctGTTTCTGATTCCTGAAGACTTGTTGGGAAACTTGTACTGGTGGAAGAAAAGCTGACTGTTTTACTTTGGAAAGTTCATATAATATGTAGTAATATTTGCTTATCAAAAAcattttagcaaatgttttaaaaGCAATTGTACAAAAGGTTGTAAACACCAGAGGTTTTAATTGTATGTTTTATACAATTATGTCTTTGTTTGAAAGTTTATCCTTTTATTGTGTAACATGTTAAACAAAATTACTGGAATAATTATGAGCAATATTAATATATTTGATAAGCATTTTTATGTAATGCAGAATAAGTCCTCAACTGATATTTCAGAACCTGAGCCAAAGAAATTTGATGGCACTGGATATGATAAAGACTTAGTAGAAGCTCTAGAAAGAGATATCATTTCCCAAAATCCCAATGTTCGATGGTAAGTATAAACCGTCTCTATTCTTTTAAGTTGTGATGTCCGTGTATAAGCTTCATGGGTTTTTAGATAAATTCatacattcattcaatttctattgccacccatctcagtcaatgattcTGAGTAGCTTACAATTGAAATTTCAATTATAACTTTAAATACATAATACTGCCTCTAGAGAAAATTAAATCTGGCTATAATTGATTGAGGCAGTAATTTATGAAAATGATGAAGTAGACTGTTTACTGAGACATCTTACTCACTGGGATTTTACAAATCTCTCTAGTACTCAATTGAGTTAAGCAAAGGCCTTTTAATTGGCAGACAATGATCAATGAGCAGTTTATCCTGAAACCAAAAATAGCAACATGATAGAGCTACAGCTACAGCTTACAAGGAACATAGAACAGCATTACAAATGCATTCATAATAATCTACTGTTGAGGAAAAAACCCATTAATCAGTCCACCTGCCTACacttaattattttattgttgaaagaaaaaaagttcaTTATCAGAATTGGGTGGTGTTTTAATGGAAAgacatcatattattattatttggcaaATGGAAAAGTAAAGGTGGCTGCAGTCCTGTATGTGCTTAGGATAGTCTGTAACTATAAGCAAAGGTTTATGAGACCTTTTTATTTCATATACCTTGGCCAGGAATGCTAACATTTTCTTGGAAATTGattattatagttattatataaCAACTGACATTTACTTTACATTCATTTTCCAGAAACAGATTATGAATTATGCCAAAGTTTTTCAAAAGATTATATAAATCACTTTCAATATGGAACAGGACAGGGTCTGCAAAAATTATAATAACATTAACATGCCTTAATGTCCTCCCTACACCAGTTCTAGAGGGCAGctacaaaaaaaagagaaataatcccTTATGAACTAAGATTGTGCTATTATGAAGAAGGATCCATTGTTTCCATAGTCAATGTCACTGTATATTGTGTTTTTACAAGAATATATACTTACTTGGCAAAGTACTGCAAGCACAACAAGCAATTTGGATTTATTCTGTGCACAAGTATTGCTGTCAGACCAAAATGATTCTGTTTTATGAACATAGCCAAATGTTACTGTTTGTAAATACAGAGTCTACTGTTTGTAGATACACTTTAATTGCATTGATGAGCTAGCTGTAAACTATACTATTTTATTCATTTCCATCTCATTGACTATGATAAAGTACTGAACTGAACAATTTTCAGTGAACAAATAGCAGCTTACTTTGTGGGTATATTAATAGGCCTGCCTTCTGCCATTGTTCAGATGATATCTGCAGAAAATGATCCTTAATGAATGTATACACACATGTTCAATCCATGAATGGATACAGGAGAAAGATGTCAGCAGTGAACAATGTTGGGATGGAAATGAGTATTGATGAGTGATGAACATTCTGGTTTTTGTAACACCTGAAAAAGATggaattctaaaataaaaaaacaaatgaatgttGAATCTTCAATGTGGAATGaatagaaaatattaatattctaCTCTGAAAAATCATGTATTCAGCCAATATTACAGTGAAAATTTAATAGGGATGCAGTGCTTGTGGCAAGTCATAATCtactcatttctttttttcatcaGGGATGATATAGCTGATTTAGTGGATGCTAAAAAATTACTCAAGGAGGCAGTAGTTTTACCCATGTGGATGCCAGAATTTTTTAAAGGAATCAGAAGGCCCTGGAAGGTAAAATAAACTCAATTATTGTTGGAACATCAAAATAGTTTTCATTGGGTTGTATTCAGTGTTAAGACAGAGTGAAAAAAATCAAGGATATGCAGTCTCATTATGATTACACAAGCACTAGGTGGAAACATAACACAAGTAACATAAGCCAGAGTGGATTCCAGTTATGGAATCTTGACACCTGTACAACTACATAATGCAAGGGTTTTACAGCAGAATGATACTACAAAccatataaagtattttgtttatataatattaaaatataatataaaggtGCAAAGCCATTACACAATGGCTAGAGTTTTTCCATTGTCATTTGCTATGTAAGTAAAATAGTGTCTGGTGATACAGTGCCCTTTAACAATTAGAATTCCTTTCATTTTGGAAAAATGGTTATGTTCTGACAACCTTTTGGTTCTGGAATTGTATCATAACATTGGTCCACAATAGAATAAAATCTgtttaatttagtgcaatatggaTAATTAAACAAGAGTTGCTACTTGCTAAAAGATACTAAATACACACTAgtttcctttgtttttatttaaaatgcttaTTTTAAGTGAAATTATATAGTATTTCTTAAATTGTGATAGAAAATGAATTGTAGATATTTTTAAACGAATATTCTTTTCAATGATATTTTCTGAATTTCTTTGTAAACAGGGTGTATTGATGGTTGGTCCTCCTGGCACTGGGAAAACGCTGCTTGCAAAAGCCGTAGCCACTGAATGCAAAACTACCTTTTTCAACGTATCATCATCAACACTCACTTCAAAATACAGAGGAGAATCTGAAAAGCTTGTTCGCCTGTTATTTGAAATGGTGATTTACTGATTTGTCTAAGATTTGATACAGGGATATTATTATTACTAGTGTTAATATATTTTATCTTGGCTTTTTAATATATGACTCAGGGCACTGAGCATGCCTaatatgccttcctcctcctaaatgtctatggaaattctcagtcatctaagtcatggttgtcccaaaggtgctttttcaagaagcaactggactttctggtttatttttgaagatgtttcacttctcatccaagcatcttcttcttcagctctgactgaagctTCTTggttaagaagcaaaacatcttcaaagaaaaccagaaagtcctcttgcctcttgaaaaagcacctttggaattcttcctcctcctactttacccacaacaacaaacctgtggTTGGGTGGACTGAAAaaaggtgattggctcaaagtcacccagcctgcgTATTTTCCCCTTTGGAGAGGATGTTAGCACAGAACAGAATAGGCAAAGTTTATGGACTAGCGcacatttggaattttaaattcATGTGATTGTGGTCACAAACTCACGGTTATGGGGAGATTATTCACAAAATAGTCATCAGATTGAGTGTGATCAGTTATAAAATACAGATTTACCAGAAGATTTAATAGTTTCCCAATATGCTCTTCCAGCCCAGTGGACAGCTGATTTAATAAGATGCTGTGCTTGCACTCCTGTGTGTTTTCAAGGTCCTCTTTCCAAACAAATCCAGAACATTACAGCTGCTACCTGCCTCCCTCTTGCCCCTGGGGGATGGCTAAAAGAGCTGCCTTCCAGAGGCTTTTGCCTCCATACCAAGATGAATCTCTCTACAGGCAGCTCTTTTATTCCATCCACCTACCAACCCAGCTGATTATTATTGATCACAATCAGGAGTTCCAGATTGTGGTCATTGAACAAAGTCACCTGAGATCTTGCTTAATGATCATTTAATTCAATGACCAAAATTCCGATCCCAATTGTAATTTGAGACTACCTGTAGTAAAATTTTGGCAATTTATTTTGCCTTGCACTAATTTATTCCATTGTGATAGTGTATCATACACAGCTATTACTATTATAGTATTATAATAGTGTAGTCTGTTACTTAGAAGATTCCAAGCAAAATCACATATAACCCTAATTGTAATTTTTACAAGGTACATGTGCCCTGTCATATTGCTTGTTTGAAGTCAAAATATGTCAATGGGAGAGTAATCTAGGTTGGGACTGCAGTGGATAAAAGAGATCAGCCTTTCGTACTGAAAATAATTCCAGAATCAATTTACTGGTAACGTTACTGAAAATAATACTGTTTTGGAACAGGAGTAGTTTGTTGGAATCATTTTTAGTTAAATGTTCCTTCCCATCTTATATTTCCAGGCTCGGTTCTATGCACCAACAACAATATTTATCGATGAAATTGACTCCATTTGTAGCCGTCGAGGAACTTCAGAGGAACATGAAGCCAGCCGAAGGGTGAAGGCAGAATTACTTGTTCAGATGGATGGTAAACAAGCTTAGTTGAAAGTGTATTAAGAAAAAAGTAGGAACTTCAATATTATAGTAGCAGTTGAGCATTAGTAATTACACACTGCTCACTAAGACATTAAAATCCATTCAGATGTGTGCTTTGTTGTTATTCCAAGAAGCTCAGTGATAAGTTGATTTCAACTTTCAGTCAGTCTGAGATGCTGCTACTCAAGGCCACCTTAACTCCAATTCTAGTTGGTTCCATTTATGGATAAATGGCCTATTTGCGCactttaattttcattatttagaattcatatatatatttccttggaTCAGAACACAGATTAGTAAAATAGAGTAGACAGATACAGTAGAAGAAGTTATGAGCAAAACTGAAAAGGGAAAAGGCTTAGCAAGGAAATTGGTTCTTGGAAATGCACATATATTTTACAAATCCCAAGATCTAATTTAATTTGTAAATTAGAACTTTTCAGATTGTGTAAACAAATTTGATTGCCTATTATTTAAATGTTTGAAATAACACCTGCAACTTGATTGCCTCTAGTATTAGAATCTACACATGGATTTTTCAAATTCTCTCTTGTAAAATCACACTTGTACGTGGTTGGAAACAAGAGTCAGTTGGATTGAAATGGGCAGCGGTAGAAATTGTATGAACAAATAAAATGGGTAAGAGGCATATACTGAGGTATCTattcacaaaaaaacaaaacaccaatccAGAAACCAGAATATCTCTGATGTTTTGACACTACTCTGCCTAGATGATTTGGTTTGCAATAACTTTGACTTTTTACTTGCATTTGAATAATAGAGGGATGGTATCTGAAATTACATACATATCAAATATTATTGCAAATGATAAGCAATTGAATACTCaattatatactatactataatataCTATATTAGTATAAAGCATTTGCATTAAAATTCATGCCCGTTTCCATAAAATTCAGCTTGAATGTAATATGACATAACTTCCTGACTTGCACTCTTGAACATATATTAGTTTGTactgccttttaattttttttcttatcttctaATAATAGGAGTGGGAGGTGCTTCTGAAAATGATGATCCTTCCAAAATGGTGATGGTACTTGCTGCTACTAATTTTCCATGGGATATTGATGAAGCATTACGACGTCGCCTGGaaaaaagaatttatattcctttgcCATCAGGTATAAAcgcttccatttttaaaaaaacccaatataccGGTAGATGGCACATCCTgaatttttaatatcaaatgcATATTTGATCATTGCCATTTCTAGGAGGCAGGAACAGTGATTTTGATGATGAATATTTCCAGGTGTAGTTTAGATAAAATATCCTCTTAGTCCTTATCCTTGTATTCACATGCAAAGTCTTAAGTAGGGGGTTAAGAACCGGGATAACAAACTAAGTATATTTGGGTGGTTCTGTTTAAAGATGTTGGTATTTTAATTCAAATTAGGAATTATATAATTGAAACAATTTTAACCATGTTATTCAAGGGTTAAAGGATGCTTTTTCTGTGTTTCATTGTgtttacttttgttttttaagccaAAGGCAGAGAGGAGCTACTCAGAATAAATCTACAGGAGTTGGAACTTGCTGATGATGTTGACCTTGTCACTATTGCACAGAATATGGAAGGTTATTCTGGAGCTGACATTACCAATGTGTGCAGGTATGTTAAAACTgcacagcttttatttattttatttatattttattttgaaggcaCCAACTCTAATCGTATACCATGGAAAAGGACTCCCAATTACAGTACAAATACTGGTATTGTAAAAGATCTaaagaaagcataaaaaaagagaaggataagatttttaaaaaaaccttgattTTGATTGATTAAGCCATCCTGAAACAATCCATGTATATTTTATactaagccagtgtttctcaactgtggcgagttagacttcaactcccagaattccctagccaacatgATCAAGTAACATTGTGACTTAAtgtgatgacatggacaggccaGATTAGAGTTCCTGTTTCCACTTCAGGCTATTATAGTTTCATTAATATGGACAGATTGGCTTAATCCCGAGTAGTAAAATGATATGCCAGGATCAATAAAGATATTTTGCTGTCTGGCAAGGAAACCCTGTAAGAAAAGCATCCTATTCTTAAGTCCCTAGCCACATTTTGAAGCCGATTCTAAAAATTGCTATGCTGGCTGACTTTGGTTCAGTGCTTGTGTTCCCACTGCTCCTTCTTTCTCGTTGAGTTATTGCTGTTTATTTTGCATCTCTCTTTActtttcttcctgttcctttTCATCTGACGATACTTATTTACTCTTTAATCTTTTTTGATTACCTGTCATTCTATACACTACAAATTGCATTCTACTTAGCCTGTTTTTTAATTGCCACATTGCCTATTTTGTTCATAATTCTCTAtcccttctatttctatttcatccTTTTCCCTTGCATAGTCATTATTTCCTCTCCTTAAatcatttcagttattttttcacTTTGCTTCCTGCTTCTctcaatttctgcttacttgctcCATTTACTGCCTCATGTTTTTTTTGGAATGAGAAATCTTGTGACTCCCCTAGATGTTGCTGAACAACTGCTAGTAGTACAACCAATTGTTAATGATTGTGGGAGTTGGAGAAAAACATCTTTTTCATCATAGATTCTGCGTATCCAAACTTCTACATTTCAGCTCTTTTCACTTTGTGACTCTTATCAAGGGGACAGCGTAATAGGGGTCAAGAAATCCAACTAAGTATATTGAAAATATGCCATTACTTTCTCTGTATCTTCAAATTTCTGTATCTTCATTTTATCTTCCTTCAACTTTCTGTTTGTTGCTTGGAGCACTAACTCGTGCAGAGAGATCAAAGTATGCTTGTTGGTGCCTTCTTAGAGAACCAGCATCTTTTTCTACACTCTTACCGCAGTCATGTAGTCCCCAGGAAAATAAGTGTTTTAGTTCAATAATTTTGAGGGTACATCCATACTTCCTACACTGCACTTTCTTTGCTTTGGATtcaaaaatacaagtagtccttggagTTATGGCCAGATGCATAtcaaccattcaaatttacaaaggAACACCCCTCCAAAGGTACTTAGAACCCAGTTCCAAACCACCCTCCCAAGACACATAACTGCATTTTGGGCGCTTAGCAAC
It encodes the following:
- the KATNA1 gene encoding katanin p60 ATPase-containing subunit A1 isoform X2; amino-acid sequence: MLTMSLVMISENVKLAREYALLGNYDSAMVYYQGVLDQMSKYLSSVKDTYLQQKWQQVRQEISIEAKHVKDIMKTLESFKLDSTPLKAAHQELPAHDGEVWSLPVPAERRSSPGPRKRQSAQCSDCRNQNNRAGAAARVLHRPSSRNTNEKGKVVRGREKKDPLNKGKEEKNKSSTDISEPEPKKFDGTGYDKDLVEALERDIISQNPNVRWDDIADLVDAKKLLKEAVVLPMWMPEFFKGIRRPWKGVLMVGPPGTGKTLLAKAVATECKTTFFNVSSSTLTSKYRGESEKLVRLLFEMARFYAPTTIFIDEIDSICSRRGTSEEHEASRRVKAELLVQMDGVGGASENDDPSKMVMVLAATNFPWDIDEALRRRLEKRIYIPLPSAKGREELLRINLQELELADDVDLVTIAQNMEGYSGADITNVCRDASLMAMRRRIEGLTPEEIRNLSRDEMHMPTTMEDFEMALKKVSKSVSAADIEKYEKWIFEFGSC
- the KATNA1 gene encoding katanin p60 ATPase-containing subunit A1 isoform X1; amino-acid sequence: MYTFSFMLTMSLVMISENVKLAREYALLGNYDSAMVYYQGVLDQMSKYLSSVKDTYLQQKWQQVRQEISIEAKHVKDIMKTLESFKLDSTPLKAAHQELPAHDGEVWSLPVPAERRSSPGPRKRQSAQCSDCRNQNNRAGAAARVLHRPSSRNTNEKGKVVRGREKKDPLNKGKEEKNKSSTDISEPEPKKFDGTGYDKDLVEALERDIISQNPNVRWDDIADLVDAKKLLKEAVVLPMWMPEFFKGIRRPWKGVLMVGPPGTGKTLLAKAVATECKTTFFNVSSSTLTSKYRGESEKLVRLLFEMARFYAPTTIFIDEIDSICSRRGTSEEHEASRRVKAELLVQMDGVGGASENDDPSKMVMVLAATNFPWDIDEALRRRLEKRIYIPLPSAKGREELLRINLQELELADDVDLVTIAQNMEGYSGADITNVCRDASLMAMRRRIEGLTPEEIRNLSRDEMHMPTTMEDFEMALKKVSKSVSAADIEKYEKWIFEFGSC